The proteins below come from a single Chryseobacterium nepalense genomic window:
- a CDS encoding ion channel has translation MAREFRQKIRQKNTDNSGFGDNASGRFINKDGLPNVRRKGVNIFNRFSWYHTMLELSTFNFLSYLVVAYILVNLFFALIYYLIGVEHLTGIDKSDAVNEFIDVFFFSSQTFTTVGYGRIAPVGFMASLVATFEAFLGLLTFAIATGLFYGRFSRPRAYLKFSDIALIAPFMDKTALMFRLAPYKNNSLTDADVTVSAAIEVIENSVKKSNFYTLKTRLNRINTLALNWTIVHVIDEDSPFFGFSDEDFKKTDIEIIVHVRAFDEVFSNTVVQRTSYVSEEIVYGAKFVPMYYPDQENLSTVLDLDKISHYQQTDLPEFKEEKNK, from the coding sequence ATGGCAAGAGAATTCAGGCAAAAAATTCGTCAGAAAAACACGGATAACAGTGGTTTCGGAGATAATGCATCGGGAAGATTTATCAATAAAGACGGTCTTCCGAACGTCAGAAGGAAAGGCGTGAATATTTTCAACCGGTTCAGCTGGTACCACACCATGCTGGAGCTGTCAACCTTTAATTTTCTTTCTTACCTTGTTGTTGCGTATATTCTGGTGAATTTATTTTTTGCTTTAATTTATTATCTTATCGGGGTAGAACATCTTACCGGAATCGATAAAAGTGATGCGGTAAATGAATTTATCGATGTTTTTTTCTTTAGCTCCCAGACATTTACCACTGTGGGATACGGAAGAATTGCACCGGTAGGCTTCATGGCGAGTCTTGTTGCAACCTTTGAAGCTTTCCTCGGATTGCTTACCTTTGCCATTGCAACGGGACTTTTTTATGGAAGATTTTCAAGGCCGAGAGCATATCTGAAGTTTTCAGATATAGCCCTGATTGCTCCTTTTATGGACAAAACAGCGCTGATGTTCAGGCTTGCTCCCTATAAAAATAATTCTTTAACGGATGCTGACGTTACGGTTTCAGCAGCTATTGAAGTGATCGAAAACAGTGTAAAGAAAAGTAATTTTTATACGCTGAAAACAAGGCTCAACAGGATTAATACGCTGGCGCTGAACTGGACAATCGTTCATGTGATTGATGAGGATTCTCCGTTCTTCGGGTTTTCTGACGAGGATTTTAAAAAAACAGATATTGAAATCATCGTTCATGTGCGTGCATTTGATGAAGTGTTTTCCAATACGGTAGTACAGCGCACGTCTTATGTTTCGGAAGAAATTGTGTACGGAGCCAAATTTGTCCCAATGTATTATCCGGATCAGGAAAATCTCTCAACGGTATTGGATTTGGATAAAATCAGCCATTATCAACAAACGGATCTTCCGGAATTTAAGGAAGAAAAGAATAAATGA
- a CDS encoding iron chaperone, with translation MKNTFENIDEYILLFPEIENKLKELRKIIRDQDSEIEEYIGYQMPAFRYRNKPLVYFAGYKKHIGFYPGAEGIKKFQPEFTIKKYKFSKGAVQFPLSEKIPEDLICSIVQFRMQEIRNKKS, from the coding sequence ATGAAAAACACTTTTGAAAATATCGACGAATACATTCTCTTATTCCCTGAAATAGAGAACAAATTAAAAGAATTACGAAAAATTATTCGTGATCAGGATTCTGAAATTGAAGAATATATTGGTTACCAGATGCCCGCATTCAGATATAGAAACAAGCCTTTGGTTTATTTTGCAGGCTATAAAAAACATATTGGTTTTTATCCCGGAGCGGAAGGAATTAAAAAATTCCAGCCGGAATTTACTATAAAAAAATACAAATTTTCAAAAGGTGCTGTTCAGTTTCCTCTAAGTGAAAAAATTCCTGAAGATCTTATTTGCAGCATTGTACAATTCAGGATGCAGGAGATCAGAAATAAAAAATCCTGA
- a CDS encoding rhomboid family intramembrane serine protease — translation MLKNNVISKKAIINPLLMLSAMWLGYFLQLQGFFESCFGAIIPLLPEGLLGIITSPLLHGNLDHIVGNSIPIAILMFLLYQFYPIVANKVFIIGWLATGLLVWLLPPIDIITGDYLYTCTIGASGVVYVLAFFLFFSGIFKWNMKLLTISLLVVLYYGSLIWGMLPEELFYNLQEPSKIAWQAHIAGAVVGVILAFTFKKVGDKKKKYIWEFPNYYSEKDDKLWQEYKENHPEDFLELPYKEKDDIWKHLDELRRK, via the coding sequence ATGCTAAAAAACAATGTAATTTCCAAAAAAGCTATTATAAACCCGTTGCTGATGCTTTCAGCCATGTGGCTGGGATATTTTCTTCAGCTTCAAGGCTTTTTTGAAAGTTGTTTCGGCGCCATTATTCCTTTATTGCCGGAAGGCCTGCTGGGAATCATAACCTCTCCCCTGCTGCACGGAAACTTGGATCATATTGTAGGCAATTCCATACCTATTGCGATCCTGATGTTTCTTCTGTATCAGTTTTATCCGATAGTGGCCAATAAAGTATTTATAATCGGTTGGCTTGCTACAGGTCTTTTGGTATGGCTGTTGCCGCCTATCGATATTATAACCGGCGATTATCTTTATACCTGTACCATCGGAGCCAGCGGCGTAGTGTATGTTCTTGCTTTTTTTCTTTTTTTCAGCGGTATTTTTAAATGGAATATGAAGCTGCTTACCATCTCACTGCTTGTTGTGTTGTATTATGGAAGTCTGATATGGGGTATGTTGCCCGAAGAATTGTTCTATAACCTTCAGGAACCAAGCAAAATTGCGTGGCAGGCACACATTGCGGGTGCTGTTGTGGGCGTAATCCTTGCTTTCACGTTTAAAAAAGTAGGTGACAAAAAGAAAAAATATATTTGGGAATTCCCGAATTATTACAGTGAAAAAGATGATAAATTGTGGCAGGAGTATAAAGAAAATCATCCTGAGGATTTTCTGGAATTGCCCTATAAAGAAAAAGATGACATCTGGAAACATCTTGATGAGTTGAGAAGAAAATAA
- the sufC gene encoding Fe-S cluster assembly ATPase SufC translates to MLEIKNLHAKIEDGAEILKGINLEIKPGEVHAIMGPNGAGKSTLSSVIAGKEDYEVTDGEIIFGGENIIEDAPEERAHKGIFLSFQYPVEIPGVSVTNFIKAAMNENRKANGLGEMPAKEMLSMIREKSEKLGIKKDFLSRSLNEGFSGGEKKRNEIFQMMMLDPKLAILDETDSGLDIDALRIVADGVNAFKNEGNAVLLITHYQRLLNYIQPDFVHVLANGKIIKTGDKSLALELEERGYDWLLN, encoded by the coding sequence ATGTTAGAGATAAAAAACTTGCACGCCAAAATTGAAGACGGCGCAGAAATTTTAAAAGGAATTAATCTTGAGATAAAACCAGGTGAAGTTCACGCCATCATGGGACCGAACGGAGCCGGAAAATCCACCCTTTCTTCCGTAATCGCAGGGAAAGAAGATTATGAAGTTACGGACGGTGAAATTATTTTCGGAGGTGAAAACATCATTGAAGATGCTCCTGAAGAGAGAGCACACAAAGGGATTTTCCTTTCTTTTCAGTATCCGGTAGAAATTCCGGGAGTTTCTGTAACCAACTTTATTAAAGCTGCGATGAATGAAAACAGAAAAGCCAACGGATTAGGGGAAATGCCTGCCAAAGAAATGCTTTCGATGATTCGTGAGAAATCTGAAAAATTAGGCATTAAAAAAGATTTCCTTTCAAGATCATTAAACGAAGGATTTTCCGGAGGTGAAAAGAAAAGAAATGAAATTTTCCAGATGATGATGCTGGATCCGAAACTTGCGATCCTTGACGAAACAGATTCCGGATTGGACATTGATGCACTGAGAATTGTTGCAGACGGTGTAAATGCTTTCAAAAATGAAGGAAATGCAGTTCTTCTGATTACTCACTATCAGAGATTGCTTAATTATATTCAGCCTGATTTCGTTCATGTATTAGCCAACGGAAAAATCATCAAAACCGGTGATAAATCCCTTGCGCTGGAACTGGAAGAAAGAGGGTACGACTGGCTTTTAAATTAA
- a CDS encoding group III truncated hemoglobin, translated as MKKLESREDIEHLVNSFYAKVTKDDMIGLFFTDIAKVDWDKHLPKMYSFWESILFGQMTYKGNPMGAHFPINEIRAMEQKHFERWLQLWQTTIEENFAGENADMALYKAENIAKLMAFKMDLARRL; from the coding sequence ATGAAAAAGTTAGAATCACGGGAAGATATAGAACATCTTGTCAATTCTTTTTATGCGAAAGTCACTAAGGATGATATGATAGGTTTATTTTTCACCGATATCGCTAAAGTAGACTGGGACAAGCATTTGCCCAAAATGTATTCTTTCTGGGAATCAATATTATTCGGGCAGATGACGTACAAAGGAAATCCTATGGGAGCACATTTTCCTATTAATGAAATACGGGCAATGGAACAAAAACATTTTGAACGCTGGCTTCAGCTTTGGCAAACAACCATTGAAGAAAACTTTGCAGGAGAAAATGCAGATATGGCCCTGTATAAAGCCGAAAATATCGCCAAATTAATGGCGTTCAAAATGGATCTTGCGAGAAGACTGTAA
- the sufD gene encoding Fe-S cluster assembly protein SufD, with amino-acid sequence MALKEQITENHHQFLESLRHRFLDEKRKEALQRFEMQGFPTRKDEEYKYTNLKEITEKAYNFFPKEGHNITKEQLDSLHLGEENFDWITFVNGKLHKELSKVSIENVEFLSFNYALNDEKHREIFDTYFNTIASKDSAFTDLNEAYCKYGFFLKVPKNVVIEKPIHIFYISQNQEENTFYNTRNLLIVEEGAKVEIIESHHNFDNTYVLTNSVTEIFTYPNAKADWHKLQNDNDTSYLIDNTFARQEKDSLTTVNTFSFGGKLVRNNLDFIHNGSNINSFMNGITIIGKDQLVDHHTAVHHNFPNCESYQNYKGIFDGKSHGVFNGKVFVDKIAQKTNAYQQNNNVLLSEGAIIDTKPQLEIFADDVKCSHGCTVGQLNEDALFYLRARGISKKEAQALLLYAFANDAMQNIDIEPLKEKISKLLAEKLEVDIEF; translated from the coding sequence ATGGCATTAAAAGAACAGATTACAGAAAACCATCATCAATTTTTGGAAAGCCTTCGTCACAGATTTCTGGATGAAAAAAGGAAAGAAGCTCTTCAAAGATTCGAAATGCAGGGTTTTCCTACAAGAAAAGACGAAGAATATAAATATACCAATCTAAAGGAGATTACGGAAAAAGCGTATAATTTTTTCCCGAAAGAAGGCCACAATATTACCAAAGAACAGCTGGATAGTCTTCATCTGGGTGAAGAAAACTTTGACTGGATTACTTTCGTAAATGGTAAACTCCATAAAGAACTTTCAAAAGTTTCTATTGAAAATGTTGAGTTTCTTTCATTTAATTATGCCCTGAATGATGAGAAACACAGAGAGATTTTTGACACCTATTTTAATACAATTGCTTCAAAAGATTCTGCTTTTACCGATCTGAATGAGGCATATTGCAAGTATGGATTTTTTCTGAAAGTTCCTAAAAATGTTGTGATCGAAAAACCGATTCATATTTTTTATATTTCTCAGAATCAGGAAGAAAACACCTTCTACAACACGAGAAATTTACTTATTGTAGAAGAAGGTGCCAAAGTGGAAATCATTGAAAGCCATCACAATTTTGACAATACTTACGTATTGACTAACTCTGTGACGGAAATTTTTACATATCCCAATGCAAAAGCAGACTGGCATAAGCTGCAGAATGATAATGACACTTCTTATCTGATTGACAATACTTTTGCAAGACAGGAAAAAGACAGTTTAACAACCGTAAATACATTTTCTTTCGGAGGAAAACTGGTAAGAAACAACCTTGATTTTATTCATAATGGATCCAATATCAATTCATTTATGAACGGAATCACCATTATCGGTAAAGATCAGCTGGTGGATCATCACACAGCAGTTCACCATAATTTCCCGAATTGTGAAAGTTACCAGAACTACAAGGGTATTTTTGACGGAAAATCTCATGGGGTCTTCAACGGAAAAGTATTTGTTGATAAAATTGCTCAGAAAACAAATGCATATCAGCAGAACAATAATGTATTGCTGAGCGAAGGGGCAATTATTGATACAAAACCCCAGCTGGAGATTTTTGCAGATGATGTAAAATGTTCTCACGGTTGTACCGTAGGACAGCTAAATGAAGATGCTCTGTTCTACTTAAGAGCAAGAGGTATTTCTAAAAAAGAAGCTCAGGCACTTTTATTATATGCTTTCGCCAACGATGCAATGCAGAATATAGATATTGAGCCGTTAAAAGAAAAAATTTCTAAGCTTTTGGCCGAGAAACTGGAAGTTGATATAGAATTTTAG
- a CDS encoding YkgJ family cysteine cluster protein, with protein MNLDLYKKQALQKQKEHKKFLDGIKKKPPKNLDYVVQETHDEVFESIDCLQCANCCKTTGPLYTEKDIERIAKHLRMKPADFEAKYLRIDEDNDKVLQHLPCFFLNSDNTCSIYEVRPKACREYPHTDRKKIYQINNITMKNTLICPAAYEFVERIMKNLAK; from the coding sequence ATGAATTTAGACTTATACAAAAAGCAGGCTTTACAAAAGCAAAAAGAGCATAAAAAGTTTCTCGACGGAATCAAAAAGAAACCGCCAAAAAACCTTGATTATGTAGTCCAGGAAACACATGATGAAGTTTTTGAAAGTATAGATTGTCTTCAGTGCGCCAATTGCTGCAAAACCACAGGCCCTCTTTATACGGAAAAAGATATCGAAAGAATAGCAAAGCATCTTCGCATGAAACCTGCTGACTTTGAAGCTAAATATCTCCGCATAGATGAAGATAACGATAAAGTCCTGCAGCATCTTCCCTGCTTCTTTTTAAACAGTGATAATACCTGCTCTATCTATGAGGTGCGGCCAAAGGCCTGCAGGGAATATCCACATACAGACCGTAAAAAAATTTATCAGATCAATAATATTACCATGAAAAATACACTGATTTGCCCTGCTGCATACGAGTTTGTGGAACGAATTATGAAAAATTTGGCAAAATAG
- a CDS encoding DUF3078 domain-containing protein, whose translation MKKFLLILSFSVGIFINAQVILDTASVKTDTIKHWSVLGKQSLMINQAAFSNWVGGGANNVGWLLGADYNITYEKDNDLWENIILLNYGQNDTQGIGIRKTQDVINVSTNYGRKVSKSWYLSVGTGVISQFTVGYEDGNNPEAKKISNFMAPGYLNVGMGITYRPNDNVNVTLRPSNARWTFVFDKDLQTAGTYGLKADGDNSLLQYGFLGTAYYKFKLMENVNITNNASVFSNYLDHPERLVLAYGMILNLKVNKFISSNITVDLMYDHNQIKKTQLKQTLGVGFAYTLDNGVKRSDRKDSRWWIKK comes from the coding sequence ATGAAGAAGTTTTTATTAATTCTCTCCTTTTCTGTAGGCATTTTTATCAATGCGCAGGTCATCCTGGACACTGCTTCTGTTAAGACAGATACTATCAAACACTGGTCAGTCCTTGGCAAGCAATCTTTAATGATCAATCAGGCAGCATTCTCCAATTGGGTTGGAGGCGGTGCCAATAACGTAGGCTGGCTTCTGGGAGCAGATTATAATATTACCTATGAAAAAGATAACGATTTGTGGGAAAATATTATTCTCTTAAATTATGGGCAAAATGATACTCAGGGAATTGGGATAAGAAAAACCCAGGATGTGATTAATGTTTCTACTAATTACGGTAGAAAAGTTTCAAAAAGCTGGTATCTTTCGGTGGGAACAGGTGTCATCTCTCAGTTTACGGTAGGATATGAAGACGGAAACAATCCTGAAGCTAAGAAAATTTCCAATTTTATGGCTCCCGGTTATCTGAATGTCGGGATGGGGATTACGTACCGGCCCAATGACAATGTTAATGTAACGTTGCGGCCTTCTAACGCCAGATGGACATTTGTCTTTGATAAAGATCTTCAGACTGCCGGAACATACGGACTGAAAGCTGATGGTGATAATTCTTTACTACAGTACGGGTTTCTCGGAACAGCGTATTATAAATTTAAATTGATGGAAAATGTGAATATTACCAATAACGCTTCTGTTTTCTCCAATTATCTGGATCACCCTGAAAGACTCGTTCTTGCGTATGGAATGATCCTGAATTTAAAGGTTAATAAATTCATTTCCTCAAATATTACGGTAGATTTGATGTATGATCATAATCAGATCAAAAAAACACAGCTTAAACAAACGCTGGGGGTAGGTTTTGCCTATACGCTGGATAATGGAGTAAAACGTTCAGACAGAAAAGACAGCCGGTGGTGGATTAAAAAATAA
- the dprA gene encoding DNA-processing protein DprA produces the protein MYSEEHLYSIALRECNLIGDINFHKLVRTFGSAKKAWLNAKKEYKKLDGFGYRMVADIGNPEHLKFAENELAFCERNNIIINLRHFGDLPELLNECNDAPAILYQKGNFDDTNQRISMVGTRNMTSYGQQFLTDFFEETHSCNYISVSGLALGIDKEVHEQSLQKEIPTAAVLAHGFHMIYPSKNRKLSEKILEEGGALFTEFNSSRKPDRENFIQRNRIVAGLSPSTIVVETAFGGGSVSTATFANQYNREVFALPGKITDKQSQGCNQLIYQNKAACISTIKDLIDDLGLKKPKVKMDELFSRSEISIQLTEYQQLIFNLISEHPSISLDEIIEKTDLASHKILPVILDLELLGKVKSLSGRQFITI, from the coding sequence ATGTATTCTGAAGAACATCTCTATTCTATTGCCCTCCGCGAATGTAATTTAATTGGTGATATTAATTTCCATAAACTTGTGCGCACTTTCGGAAGTGCAAAAAAAGCATGGCTGAACGCCAAGAAAGAGTACAAAAAACTAGACGGCTTTGGCTACCGTATGGTTGCTGACATCGGAAATCCCGAACACCTGAAGTTTGCAGAGAATGAACTCGCATTTTGTGAAAGGAACAATATTATTATTAATCTCAGGCATTTTGGTGACCTTCCGGAATTGCTCAATGAGTGCAACGATGCTCCGGCCATTCTTTATCAAAAAGGAAACTTTGATGACACAAACCAGCGGATCAGCATGGTCGGAACCCGAAATATGACGTCATACGGACAACAATTTCTTACCGATTTTTTTGAAGAAACACATTCCTGCAATTATATTTCCGTGAGCGGACTTGCTTTGGGTATTGACAAAGAAGTTCATGAGCAGTCTCTTCAAAAAGAAATTCCTACCGCTGCAGTTTTAGCACATGGATTTCATATGATTTATCCTTCAAAAAACAGAAAACTGTCCGAAAAAATTTTGGAAGAAGGTGGTGCATTATTCACAGAATTCAACTCTTCCCGGAAACCGGACCGCGAAAATTTTATCCAGCGGAATAGGATTGTTGCCGGTTTATCCCCTTCAACAATCGTTGTTGAGACTGCTTTTGGTGGCGGATCAGTAAGTACTGCGACATTCGCCAACCAATACAACCGCGAAGTCTTTGCCTTACCAGGAAAAATTACAGATAAACAAAGCCAGGGTTGCAATCAGCTGATTTATCAGAATAAGGCAGCATGCATTTCTACCATTAAAGATCTTATTGATGATTTAGGTCTTAAAAAGCCTAAAGTAAAAATGGATGAATTATTTTCACGCAGTGAAATCAGTATTCAATTGACTGAATACCAACAATTAATATTTAATCTTATATCAGAACATCCATCGATCTCTTTAGATGAAATTATTGAGAAAACAGATCTTGCATCTCATAAAATTTTACCCGTAATTCTGGATTTGGAGCTTTTGGGGAAAGTAAAATCACTTTCGGGGAGACAATTTATTACAATATGA
- the gdhA gene encoding NADP-specific glutamate dehydrogenase, translated as MEQYNIDQKIQEFIAKIEAKNPNEPEFLQAVKEVAVTVIPFIMTKKEYTGMKLLERMAEAERIIIFRVPWVDDKGEIQVNRGFRIQMNSAIGPYKGGIRFHPTVNLSVLKFLAFEQVFKNSLTTLPMGGGKGGSDFDPQGKSDMEVMRFCQAFMTELCKHVGPETDVPAGDIGVGAREIGYLFGQYKKIRNEFTGVLTGKGLAYGGSLIRPEATGYGVVYFAEQMLKTIGQTFKDKIVTVSGFGNVAWGVIKKVSELGGKVVTISGPDGYVYDKDGIDGEKIDYLLELRSSGNNRAEDYAKKYPSAQFFAGKRPWEVKCDVAIPSATQNELDLEDAKLLVENGCVCVTEAANMPSTLDAINYFLDNKVLFSPGKASNAGGVATSGLEMTQNSIRLNWTSEEVDARLKEIMIGIHKACRDYGKEEDGYVNYVKGANIAGFVKVAEAMLAQGVV; from the coding sequence ATGGAACAATATAATATTGACCAGAAAATCCAAGAGTTTATAGCAAAAATTGAGGCCAAAAACCCTAACGAGCCAGAATTTTTACAAGCCGTAAAAGAAGTTGCTGTTACAGTAATTCCGTTTATTATGACTAAAAAGGAATATACGGGCATGAAACTTCTTGAAAGAATGGCGGAGGCTGAAAGAATTATCATTTTCAGAGTTCCGTGGGTTGACGATAAAGGTGAAATCCAGGTAAACAGAGGATTCAGAATTCAGATGAACTCTGCTATCGGACCATATAAAGGCGGAATCCGTTTCCATCCTACCGTGAATCTTTCGGTTCTGAAATTCTTAGCTTTCGAGCAGGTGTTCAAAAACTCACTTACAACACTTCCGATGGGAGGTGGGAAAGGAGGTTCAGACTTTGATCCTCAAGGAAAATCTGATATGGAAGTAATGCGTTTCTGCCAGGCTTTCATGACAGAACTTTGTAAACATGTCGGACCGGAAACCGACGTTCCTGCGGGAGACATCGGGGTAGGTGCAAGAGAAATCGGGTACTTGTTCGGGCAGTATAAAAAAATCAGAAATGAATTTACAGGAGTACTTACCGGTAAAGGTCTTGCCTACGGAGGTTCTTTGATCCGTCCTGAAGCTACGGGATATGGTGTGGTGTATTTTGCAGAGCAGATGCTTAAGACAATCGGGCAAACATTTAAAGACAAAATCGTAACGGTTTCAGGTTTTGGAAATGTAGCATGGGGAGTAATCAAAAAAGTATCTGAACTTGGAGGAAAAGTAGTAACGATCTCCGGACCGGACGGTTATGTTTATGATAAAGACGGAATCGACGGAGAAAAAATCGATTATTTATTAGAATTAAGATCTTCAGGAAACAACAGAGCTGAAGATTATGCTAAAAAATATCCTTCTGCACAATTTTTTGCAGGAAAGCGTCCTTGGGAAGTAAAATGTGATGTTGCTATTCCTTCTGCAACCCAAAATGAGCTTGATCTTGAAGATGCTAAACTTCTTGTTGAAAACGGATGTGTGTGTGTAACTGAAGCGGCCAACATGCCGTCAACTTTAGATGCAATTAATTATTTCCTTGATAATAAAGTGCTATTCTCTCCGGGGAAAGCTTCCAATGCCGGTGGTGTAGCAACTTCCGGATTAGAAATGACACAAAACTCTATCCGTCTCAACTGGACTTCTGAAGAAGTTGATGCAAGACTGAAAGAGATCATGATCGGAATCCACAAAGCCTGCAGAGACTACGGTAAAGAAGAAGACGGCTATGTAAACTATGTGAAAGGTGCAAATATCGCCGGCTTCGTGAAAGTTGCAGAAGCAATGCTAGCTCAGGGAGTCGTATAA
- the sufB gene encoding Fe-S cluster assembly protein SufB, protein MNKYTEDDLRVDLENKKYEFGWETKIDYEDFPTGLNEDIIRAISAKKEEPEWMTEWRLESFRIWLKMVEPEWANIKYEKPDFQAIKYYAAPKVKPELASLDEVDPELIKTFEKLGINIEEQKRLSGVAVDIVMDSISVKTTFQDTLMEKGIIFCSISEAIKNHPDLVRKYLGKVVPRGDNFYAALNSAVFSDGSFCYIPKGVRCPMELSTYFRINQAGTGQFERTLVIADEGSYVSYLEGCTAPSRDENQLHAAVVELIALDNAEIKYSTVQNWYPGNEEGKGGVFNFVTKRGLCERNAKISWTQVETGSAVTWKYPSCILKGDGSIGEFYSIAVTNNHQYADTGTKMIHIGKNTKSTIISKGISAGKSQNSYRGLVKVMPSAKGARNFSQCDSLLMGNECGAHTFPYIEIKDPSAQLEHEATTSKIGEDQIFYCNQRGIDTERAIALIVNGFSKEVLNKLPMEFAIEAQKLLEISLEGSVG, encoded by the coding sequence ATGAATAAATATACTGAAGACGATTTACGCGTCGATTTAGAAAATAAGAAATACGAATTCGGATGGGAAACTAAAATCGACTATGAAGATTTCCCTACCGGTTTGAATGAAGATATCATCCGTGCTATTTCTGCAAAGAAGGAAGAACCGGAATGGATGACGGAATGGCGTTTGGAGTCTTTCAGAATCTGGCTTAAAATGGTTGAGCCGGAATGGGCTAATATTAAATATGAAAAACCGGATTTCCAGGCTATTAAATATTACGCCGCTCCAAAGGTAAAACCTGAACTGGCAAGTCTTGATGAGGTAGATCCTGAACTGATCAAAACCTTTGAGAAGCTGGGAATTAATATAGAAGAACAGAAAAGACTTTCCGGTGTTGCGGTAGATATCGTAATGGACTCCATTTCTGTGAAAACCACTTTTCAGGATACACTAATGGAAAAAGGAATTATTTTCTGTTCCATCTCGGAAGCCATTAAAAACCACCCGGACCTGGTAAGAAAATACCTTGGGAAAGTAGTTCCGAGAGGTGATAATTTTTATGCCGCCCTGAATTCTGCCGTATTCTCTGACGGAAGTTTCTGCTATATTCCGAAAGGTGTAAGATGCCCAATGGAGCTTTCCACCTATTTCCGTATCAACCAGGCGGGAACAGGACAGTTTGAAAGAACATTGGTGATTGCCGATGAAGGCAGTTATGTTTCTTACCTGGAAGGATGTACCGCGCCATCAAGAGATGAAAACCAGCTTCACGCAGCTGTGGTTGAATTAATCGCTTTAGATAATGCCGAAATAAAATATTCAACGGTACAAAACTGGTATCCGGGAAATGAAGAAGGAAAAGGCGGAGTTTTCAATTTCGTAACGAAAAGAGGGCTTTGCGAAAGAAATGCAAAAATCTCCTGGACTCAGGTAGAAACAGGTTCTGCTGTAACATGGAAATATCCTTCATGTATTTTAAAAGGTGACGGATCCATCGGTGAGTTCTACTCTATTGCCGTAACCAATAATCACCAATATGCAGATACGGGAACAAAAATGATCCATATCGGGAAGAATACGAAGTCCACAATTATCTCTAAAGGTATTTCTGCAGGGAAGTCACAAAATTCATACAGAGGTCTTGTAAAAGTAATGCCTTCCGCAAAAGGAGCGAGAAATTTCTCTCAGTGTGATTCCTTATTGATGGGCAATGAATGTGGAGCACATACTTTCCCTTATATTGAAATCAAAGACCCTTCTGCACAGCTGGAGCATGAAGCAACGACTTCAAAAATCGGGGAAGACCAGATTTTCTACTGTAACCAGAGAGGAATCGACACAGAAAGAGCCATTGCTTTAATTGTGAACGGTTTCAGTAAAGAAGTTTTAAATAAACTTCCTATGGAATTTGCCATTGAAGCTCAGAAATTACTGGAAATTTCATTGGAAGGTTCTGTAGGATAG